One Curtobacterium sp. MCLR17_007 DNA window includes the following coding sequences:
- a CDS encoding LysE family transporter: MNALLPALSGLGTGLALIVAIGVQNTYLLRLAVSARLRVVVAAVLVCAVSDAVLIVAGVLGVGAVVERFPVAIVVVRFVGAAFLLTYGVLAARRALRPSDEAIRVTADDDGVPVPVHDDGAAVPVHNGHVAPRDGRGAPAHAGATSVAGRDAAVEVVTATAAPTGRTVAGPPDRTDRTDRTDRTAAPTMRTAVLTMLVFTWANPHVYLDTLVFLGSVANQQGVDDRWWWTLGAVAASCLWFGALGFGGRLLRPLFERPLTWRVFDGCVAVVMLAFGVLLVVGA; this comes from the coding sequence GTGAACGCGCTGCTCCCCGCTCTGTCAGGCCTCGGTACCGGGCTCGCGCTGATCGTCGCGATCGGCGTGCAGAACACCTACCTGCTCCGCCTGGCAGTGTCCGCGCGTCTGCGGGTCGTCGTCGCGGCGGTGCTCGTGTGCGCGGTGTCCGATGCCGTGCTCATCGTCGCCGGGGTCCTCGGCGTCGGGGCCGTCGTCGAGCGGTTCCCGGTGGCAATCGTGGTCGTCCGGTTCGTCGGGGCGGCCTTCCTGCTGACGTACGGCGTGCTCGCGGCCCGACGGGCGCTGCGACCCTCGGACGAGGCGATCCGGGTCACTGCGGACGACGACGGGGTTCCCGTTCCCGTCCACGACGACGGCGCCGCCGTCCCCGTCCACAACGGTCACGTCGCACCCCGCGATGGACGTGGCGCCCCGGCACACGCGGGCGCGACGTCCGTGGCGGGGCGCGACGCGGCGGTGGAGGTGGTCACGGCCACGGCAGCGCCGACGGGACGGACGGTTGCCGGGCCTCCCGACCGGACGGACCGGACGGACCGGACGGACCGGACGGCAGCGCCCACCATGCGGACCGCGGTCCTGACCATGCTCGTGTTCACGTGGGCGAACCCGCACGTGTACCTCGACACGCTGGTGTTCCTCGGCTCGGTGGCGAACCAGCAGGGTGTCGACGACCGCTGGTGGTGGACCCTCGGCGCGGTCGCCGCGAGCTGCCTGTGGTTCGGCGCACTCGGGTTCGGCGGGCGGCTGCTCCGACCGCTGTTCGAGCGACCGCTGACCTGGCGGGTGTTCGACGGCTGCGTCGCCGTGGTCATGCTCGCCTTCGGCGTCCTGCTGGTCGTCGGCGCCTGA
- a CDS encoding AlkA N-terminal domain-containing protein, which produces MTDALHDERYRIAASRDARFDGQFVTAVHSTRIYCRPSCPARTPRSAGVTFYRTSAAAHLAGFRACKRCLPEATPGSPEWDLREDVAGRAMRLVLDGVVEREGVPGLAARVGYSERHLGRILTEELGAGPKALSRAHRAQTARTLLTSSDLPIADVAFAAGFASVRQFNDTVREVFAVTPTELRARRRVPPTPDGGLHVHLPARAPFDAQGLLDWHALHALPGLEHVVVGDDGTVRSYGRSVDLPGGPGWFRASAAVPDGAGRGAGIDLVVRVAQLRDLPTLVARVRALFDLDADPIAVDTVLGGVPALAPAVQRVPGIRLPGAVDAHEVVFRTLIGQQVSVAAARTAQTRLVAALGDPVPAAIDPDGLLFPSAERIAADGASVLRGPAARVDTILRVAAALADGSLVVHGGQSLDELRAGLLAVKGIGPWTADYVALRVRHHPDVFLHSDLAVRNGAQELGLPGTARELSLWSGQVAPWRSYLTMHCWRPIVDRATAAARAAARPAHTKSRKDTP; this is translated from the coding sequence ATGACCGACGCACTGCACGACGAGCGCTACCGCATCGCCGCCTCGCGCGACGCCCGGTTCGACGGCCAGTTCGTCACCGCGGTGCACTCCACGCGCATCTACTGCCGGCCGAGCTGCCCCGCGCGCACGCCCCGCTCGGCCGGCGTCACGTTCTACCGGACCAGTGCCGCCGCCCATCTGGCCGGGTTCCGCGCCTGCAAGCGCTGCCTGCCCGAGGCCACACCGGGCAGCCCCGAGTGGGACCTGCGCGAGGACGTCGCGGGCCGGGCGATGCGGCTCGTGCTCGACGGCGTGGTCGAGCGCGAGGGCGTCCCCGGCCTCGCCGCCCGGGTCGGGTACTCCGAGCGGCACCTCGGCCGCATCCTGACCGAGGAACTCGGCGCCGGCCCCAAGGCACTCAGCCGCGCACACCGGGCACAGACGGCGCGGACCCTGCTGACCTCGTCGGACCTGCCCATCGCGGACGTCGCCTTCGCCGCGGGGTTCGCCAGCGTGCGCCAGTTCAACGACACCGTGCGCGAGGTCTTCGCGGTCACCCCGACCGAACTCCGCGCGCGCCGTCGGGTCCCGCCCACGCCCGACGGCGGGCTGCACGTGCACCTGCCGGCCCGCGCGCCCTTCGATGCGCAGGGGCTGCTCGACTGGCACGCCCTGCACGCGCTCCCGGGGCTCGAGCACGTGGTGGTCGGTGACGACGGCACGGTGCGGTCGTACGGCCGGTCGGTGGACCTCCCAGGAGGGCCGGGCTGGTTCCGCGCGTCGGCCGCGGTCCCCGACGGCGCCGGCCGTGGTGCCGGGATCGACCTGGTCGTCCGGGTCGCGCAGCTGCGCGACCTGCCGACGCTGGTGGCGCGGGTGCGGGCGTTGTTCGACCTCGATGCCGACCCCATCGCGGTCGACACCGTCCTCGGTGGTGTCCCCGCCCTCGCGCCGGCGGTGCAGCGCGTGCCGGGCATCCGGTTGCCGGGCGCCGTCGACGCGCACGAGGTCGTGTTCCGCACCCTGATCGGCCAGCAGGTCTCGGTCGCTGCCGCACGGACCGCGCAGACGCGGCTGGTGGCGGCGCTCGGTGACCCGGTCCCGGCGGCCATCGACCCGGACGGGCTGCTGTTCCCGTCGGCCGAGCGCATCGCGGCCGACGGGGCCTCGGTGCTCCGCGGACCCGCTGCCCGCGTCGACACGATCCTGCGCGTCGCGGCGGCGCTCGCCGACGGGTCGCTCGTCGTGCACGGCGGGCAGTCGCTGGACGAGCTCCGCGCCGGGCTGCTCGCGGTCAAGGGGATCGGCCCGTGGACCGCCGACTACGTCGCGCTGCGGGTGCGGCACCACCCGGACGTCTTCCTCCACAGCGACCTCGCCGTACGGAACGGTGCACAGGAACTCGGGCTGCCCGGGACGGCACGCGAGCTCTCCCTATGGTCGGGACAGGTGGCGCCCTGGCGGAGCTACCTCACGATGCACTGCTGGCGGCCGATCGTCGACCGCGCCACCGCCGCTGCCCGCGCAGCGGCCCGCCCAGCCCACACGAAGTCCCGGAAGGACACCCCATGA
- a CDS encoding LysR family transcriptional regulator ArgP encodes MLRLQRDHLETLLAAVDSGTFDAAARALSITPSAVSQRVKAMESQVGRVLLQRTTPILPTAAGAVVLRHARQVRLLDEETARSLGDATGPDDAVPSIPLAVNADSLGTWFLDALALVRSDTEVVFDLHREDQDRTAELLRSGTVMAAVTAESEPVQGCSSVRLGVDRYRAVAAPAFVDRYLGGADTERRMLQRLDRVPLVDYDHDDDLQQGFLRRVVGHAPRAPRHFVPTSADFARAVTLGFGWGLLPEAQCLAGLGDGTLVELTPGRRADVALWWQRWNLASPLLERVTEAVRATAQERLHQAE; translated from the coding sequence ATGCTCCGGCTGCAGCGTGACCACCTCGAGACCCTGCTGGCGGCGGTGGACTCCGGCACCTTCGACGCCGCCGCTCGCGCGCTGTCGATCACGCCCTCCGCGGTGTCGCAACGGGTGAAGGCGATGGAGTCGCAGGTCGGGCGCGTGCTCCTGCAGCGGACGACCCCGATCCTCCCGACGGCCGCCGGCGCCGTCGTGCTGCGGCACGCGCGCCAGGTCCGCTTGCTCGACGAGGAGACCGCCCGGTCCCTCGGCGACGCGACGGGACCCGACGACGCGGTCCCGTCGATCCCGCTCGCGGTGAACGCGGACTCGCTCGGGACCTGGTTCCTCGATGCCCTGGCCCTGGTGCGCTCGGACACCGAGGTCGTCTTCGACCTGCACCGCGAGGACCAGGACCGGACCGCCGAGCTGCTGCGCTCCGGCACCGTGATGGCCGCGGTGACGGCGGAGTCCGAGCCCGTCCAGGGGTGCTCGTCGGTCCGCCTCGGCGTCGACCGGTACCGGGCCGTGGCCGCGCCGGCGTTCGTCGACCGCTACCTGGGCGGTGCCGACACCGAGCGACGGATGCTCCAGCGCCTCGACCGGGTGCCCCTCGTCGACTACGACCACGACGACGACCTGCAGCAGGGGTTCCTGCGCCGGGTGGTGGGTCACGCCCCCCGGGCGCCGCGGCACTTCGTCCCGACGTCGGCCGACTTCGCCCGAGCCGTCACGCTCGGGTTCGGATGGGGGCTGCTCCCCGAGGCGCAGTGTCTCGCCGGGCTCGGGGACGGCACGCTGGTGGAACTGACCCCGGGTCGGCGGGCGGACGTGGCGCTCTGGTGGCAGCGCTGGAACCTGGCGTCACCGTTGCTCGAACGCGTGACCGAGGCCGTCCGGGCCACCGCGCAGGAGCGGTTGCACCAGGCGGAGTGA
- a CDS encoding TetR/AcrR family transcriptional regulator, translating to MRADARRNLDALVDAARQVFADQGVDAPAKVIADRAGVGVGTLYRHFPQRSDLVVAVFHQAVEACADAADELSAGHGPDEALALWLQRFTEFVATKRGLAAALQSGDPAFEGLHPYLMERLGGALTGLLDAASTAGTIRNDLDAPQLLRAVADLCHGAPTVEQSQHLVGLLVDGLRWRATA from the coding sequence GTGCGAGCCGATGCCCGGCGCAACCTCGACGCCCTGGTCGACGCCGCACGCCAGGTCTTCGCGGACCAGGGAGTCGATGCACCCGCGAAGGTGATCGCCGACCGGGCGGGAGTCGGCGTCGGCACCCTCTACCGGCACTTCCCCCAGCGCTCGGACCTGGTCGTCGCCGTGTTCCACCAGGCGGTCGAGGCCTGCGCCGACGCCGCCGACGAGCTCAGTGCCGGCCACGGCCCGGACGAGGCCCTCGCCCTGTGGCTCCAGCGGTTCACCGAGTTCGTCGCGACCAAGCGGGGACTCGCGGCCGCGCTGCAGTCCGGCGACCCGGCGTTCGAGGGGCTGCACCCCTACCTCATGGAACGACTCGGGGGCGCGCTGACCGGGCTGCTCGACGCCGCATCGACGGCCGGGACCATCCGGAACGACCTCGACGCGCCGCAGCTGCTCCGCGCCGTCGCGGACCTGTGCCACGGGGCACCGACGGTCGAGCAGAGCCAGCACCTGGTCGGCCTGCTGGTCGACGGACTGCGGTGGCGCGCGACGGCCTGA
- a CDS encoding alpha/beta hydrolase, with translation MLAPVDRTVVSADGTVLAVSEAGSGPAVAVVGGAFDHRGTPYLDRVVHALSGDHRVVTYDRRGRGASGDTDTWAIDREADDFRAVTESLASPVTAVGICVGVGVVLHGIASGAPVDAALLWEPPYRASVDPHAEDVVFADVLDEHVAAGRRGAAVRAFLAQVLDVPMGQIAGLRLKPTLWRALLADAHVLARDVRMLNGLAIPERALASVGVPVLVASGTDSPSWMGPAARAAAEAIPGSEHTVVPGQGHVPDPEALGALLARVRTAQH, from the coding sequence ATGCTCGCTCCAGTCGACCGAACGGTCGTCTCCGCTGACGGCACCGTCCTCGCGGTGTCCGAAGCAGGCAGCGGTCCGGCGGTCGCGGTCGTCGGCGGAGCGTTCGACCACCGTGGCACGCCGTACCTCGACCGCGTCGTGCACGCCCTCTCCGGCGACCACCGCGTCGTCACCTACGACCGACGGGGCCGCGGCGCCAGCGGCGACACCGACACGTGGGCGATCGACCGCGAGGCCGACGACTTCCGCGCCGTGACCGAGAGCCTCGCGTCGCCGGTCACCGCCGTCGGGATCTGCGTCGGCGTCGGCGTCGTCCTGCACGGCATCGCCTCCGGTGCCCCGGTCGACGCCGCCCTGCTCTGGGAACCGCCGTACCGCGCCAGCGTCGACCCGCACGCCGAAGACGTCGTCTTCGCCGACGTGCTCGACGAGCACGTCGCGGCCGGACGTCGTGGCGCCGCGGTCCGCGCCTTCCTCGCGCAGGTCCTCGACGTGCCGATGGGACAGATCGCCGGGCTGCGCCTCAAGCCCACGCTGTGGAGGGCGCTGCTCGCCGACGCCCACGTCCTGGCCCGCGACGTCCGGATGCTCAATGGGCTCGCGATCCCGGAGCGGGCCCTCGCGTCCGTGGGGGTCCCCGTGCTCGTCGCGTCCGGCACCGACTCCCCGAGCTGGATGGGTCCGGCCGCCCGCGCCGCAGCCGAGGCGATCCCCGGCTCCGAGCACACCGTCGTCCCCGGGCAGGGGCACGTCCCCGACCCCGAGGCCCTCGGAGCGCTGCTCGCGCGGGTCCGGACCGCCCAGCACTGA
- a CDS encoding HAD-IA family hydrolase, with the protein MIDIVASGVLFDMDGTLVDSTSVVEGAWGRFGAAHDIDPRTILAFSHGRQTIDTIRHFLPDLPSDEQRRVAEALVADEVENTHGIVEVPGAAAFVRRLVDAGVPVALVTSAPRDLALNRMRAAGVPVPAVVVTSEDTEQGKPHPEGYLRGAELLGLGAEACLAFEDAPAGVESARASGATTVVVGTLESEATVGIPRVHGYDGVEVTREGSAFRIRG; encoded by the coding sequence GTGATCGACATCGTGGCGTCCGGGGTCCTCTTCGACATGGACGGCACCCTCGTCGACTCGACCTCGGTGGTCGAGGGCGCCTGGGGTCGCTTCGGCGCCGCGCACGACATCGACCCGCGCACGATCCTGGCGTTCTCGCACGGTCGCCAGACGATCGACACGATCCGGCACTTCCTGCCCGACCTGCCGTCCGACGAACAGCGCCGAGTCGCCGAGGCGCTCGTCGCGGACGAGGTCGAGAACACCCACGGCATCGTCGAGGTGCCGGGTGCGGCGGCGTTCGTCCGCCGGCTGGTCGATGCCGGGGTGCCGGTCGCCCTCGTCACGAGCGCACCTCGCGACCTCGCCCTGAACCGGATGCGCGCTGCCGGGGTGCCGGTGCCCGCGGTCGTCGTGACCTCCGAGGACACCGAGCAGGGCAAGCCGCACCCCGAGGGCTACCTGCGTGGCGCCGAGCTGCTCGGGCTGGGCGCGGAGGCGTGCCTGGCGTTCGAGGACGCCCCTGCCGGCGTCGAGTCCGCGCGGGCATCGGGCGCGACGACGGTCGTCGTCGGGACACTCGAGTCCGAGGCCACGGTCGGCATCCCGCGAGTGCACGGGTACGACGGCGTCGAGGTCACGCGCGAGGGGTCCGCTTTCCGCATCCGCGGCTGA
- a CDS encoding DNA-formamidopyrimidine glycosylase family protein, translating to MPEGDTVFRAAARLHAALAGKVLTRSDFRVPAFATLDLVGRTVDEVVPRGKHILHRIGDLTVHSHLKMEGRWDVYGPGDRWRRPAHQARAVLDAADVSTVGFTLGVLEVVPRADEAEIVGYLGPDLLGPDWDPALAEANLTADPERPVGLALLDQRVLAGLGNVYRNELCFLRGVLPTRPVGQVQDPTRMIALAHRLILTNRDRSARVTTGVDRPGSRFWVYNRRGKPCLRCRTPIRAGALGESDLTLRDTYWCPRCQS from the coding sequence GTGCCTGAGGGCGACACCGTCTTCCGCGCCGCGGCCCGTCTGCACGCGGCGCTCGCGGGCAAGGTCCTGACGCGCAGCGACTTCCGGGTGCCGGCCTTCGCGACGCTCGACCTGGTCGGGCGCACCGTCGACGAGGTCGTCCCGCGCGGCAAGCACATCCTGCACCGCATCGGCGACCTGACCGTGCACTCGCACCTGAAGATGGAGGGCCGGTGGGACGTCTACGGGCCGGGTGACCGTTGGCGCCGTCCCGCACACCAGGCCCGGGCGGTCCTGGACGCCGCCGACGTCTCGACGGTCGGCTTCACCCTCGGCGTGCTCGAGGTCGTCCCCCGTGCCGACGAGGCCGAGATCGTCGGGTACCTCGGCCCGGACCTGCTCGGGCCGGACTGGGACCCCGCGCTGGCCGAGGCGAACCTGACGGCCGACCCCGAGCGTCCGGTCGGCCTCGCGCTGCTGGACCAGCGCGTGCTCGCCGGTCTCGGCAACGTCTACCGGAACGAGCTCTGCTTCCTGCGTGGTGTGCTGCCGACCAGACCGGTCGGGCAGGTCCAGGACCCCACGCGGATGATCGCGCTGGCGCACCGGCTCATCCTGACCAACCGCGACCGGAGCGCCCGGGTCACGACGGGTGTCGACCGGCCGGGTTCCCGCTTCTGGGTCTACAACCGGCGTGGCAAGCCCTGTCTGCGGTGCCGGACACCGATCCGTGCGGGTGCGCTCGGCGAGTCCGACCTGACGCTCCGCGACACGTACTGGTGCCCGCGCTGCCAGTCCTGA
- a CDS encoding amino acid permease, with the protein MATKLRTKSIEASLADADEQGRSLKRSLKTFDIAAMGIAVAVGAGIFSVGANAAANFAGPGVIVSFLLAAVTCGLAIMCYAEFASTIPVAGSAYTFTYATMGELLAWIVGWDLILETLTASAVIAKYWGIYLSTAFEVFGISLPSTIAIGPIGFTWGPVLIVGIFTALLAFGTRLSSRVSAVITVIKVAIVLFVIVVGAFFVKAANFTPFIPAAQPSKGAEGSVWTQSLVSFATGSEPAQYGVFGLLAAASLVFFAFIGFDVVATSAEETENPQKTLPRGIFIGLGIVTLLYVGVSIVITGMVSYKRLAQEDAPSLASAFKIVGLDWASGIIAIGSLIGLTTVVMVLLLGLSRIVFSMSRDGLLPRWFSVTNPKTQTPVRVQVVAGVVVALLAGFTAVDKLEGMINIGTLSAFVLVSIGIIVLRRTRPDAPRSFRVPWSPVVPILSAALCFWLMLNLEVETWLRFVVWLVIGFAIYFGYSRRNSRVGRGLQ; encoded by the coding sequence ATGGCAACGAAGCTCCGCACGAAGTCGATCGAGGCCTCGCTCGCCGATGCCGACGAGCAGGGTCGCTCCCTCAAGCGCTCCCTGAAGACCTTCGACATCGCCGCCATGGGGATCGCCGTCGCGGTGGGTGCGGGCATCTTCTCGGTGGGCGCGAACGCCGCCGCGAACTTCGCCGGCCCCGGTGTCATCGTGTCGTTCCTGCTCGCCGCCGTCACGTGCGGCCTCGCGATCATGTGCTACGCCGAGTTCGCCTCGACGATCCCGGTCGCCGGCTCGGCGTACACGTTCACCTACGCGACGATGGGCGAGCTGCTCGCCTGGATCGTCGGGTGGGACCTGATCCTCGAGACCCTGACGGCCAGCGCCGTGATCGCGAAGTACTGGGGCATCTACCTCAGCACCGCCTTCGAGGTGTTCGGCATCTCGCTGCCGAGCACGATCGCGATCGGCCCGATCGGCTTCACCTGGGGGCCGGTGCTCATCGTCGGCATCTTCACGGCGCTGCTGGCGTTCGGCACGCGGCTGTCCAGCCGGGTGTCGGCCGTGATCACCGTCATCAAGGTCGCCATCGTCCTGTTCGTCATCGTGGTCGGCGCGTTCTTCGTCAAGGCCGCGAACTTCACGCCCTTCATCCCCGCCGCCCAGCCGTCGAAGGGCGCCGAGGGCAGCGTGTGGACGCAGTCGCTCGTGTCCTTCGCCACCGGGTCCGAGCCCGCGCAGTACGGCGTGTTCGGCCTGCTCGCGGCCGCGTCCCTGGTGTTCTTCGCGTTCATCGGGTTCGACGTCGTGGCGACCAGCGCCGAGGAGACCGAGAACCCGCAGAAGACCCTGCCCCGCGGCATCTTCATCGGGCTCGGCATCGTCACGCTGCTCTACGTCGGCGTCAGCATCGTGATCACCGGCATGGTGTCGTACAAGCGGCTCGCGCAGGAGGACGCACCCTCACTCGCCTCGGCCTTCAAGATCGTCGGGCTCGACTGGGCGTCCGGCATCATCGCGATCGGGTCCCTCATCGGCCTGACCACGGTCGTCATGGTGCTGCTGCTGGGCCTGTCGCGCATCGTGTTCTCGATGAGCCGTGACGGTCTGCTGCCCCGCTGGTTCTCGGTGACGAACCCGAAGACGCAGACGCCCGTGCGGGTGCAGGTCGTCGCCGGTGTCGTCGTGGCGCTGCTGGCCGGGTTCACCGCGGTGGACAAGCTCGAGGGCATGATCAACATCGGCACGCTCTCCGCCTTCGTGCTCGTGTCGATCGGCATCATCGTGCTGCGTCGCACCCGGCCGGACGCCCCGCGCTCGTTCCGTGTGCCGTGGTCGCCCGTGGTCCCGATCCTGTCGGCCGCGCTGTGCTTCTGGCTCATGCTCAACCTCGAGGTCGAGACATGGCTGCGCTTTGTGGTCTGGCTGGTCATCGGCTTCGCGATCTACTTCGGGTACAGCCGTCGCAACAGCCGGGTCGGGCGCGGGCTGCAGTAG
- a CDS encoding aldo/keto reductase, translated as MQYRTLGRTGIQVSPFALGAMMLGTDGSIGNEDEQDSIRIVHRALDAGINLIDTADRYSQGGSESLVGKAIAGRRDDVVLATKFNGPMGDDPNRRGNSRRWIMRAVEDSLRRLQTDHIDLYQAHRPDDSVDLEETLSALTDLVRSGKVRAIGTSDFPASMQVEAQWTSERRGFERFRTEQPTYSILNRGIEREVLPTAQRHGMGTLVWSPLAGGMLTGRFRKGQESDLARVDMFRHNRDERRIDTVEQVVALSEDTGIPMTHLALAFVIAHPGVTSALIGPRSMEQLDDLLAGADVVLSDEVLDRIDAIVPPGTDVGRLDQQYSPPALLQAPLRRRPVAERPASA; from the coding sequence ATGCAGTACCGCACACTCGGCCGCACCGGCATCCAGGTCAGCCCGTTTGCTCTCGGCGCCATGATGCTCGGCACGGACGGCAGCATCGGGAACGAGGACGAACAGGACTCGATCCGGATCGTCCACCGCGCCCTCGACGCCGGCATCAACCTCATCGACACGGCCGACCGCTACTCCCAGGGCGGATCGGAGTCCCTCGTGGGCAAGGCGATCGCCGGCCGCCGCGACGACGTCGTGCTCGCCACGAAGTTCAACGGCCCGATGGGCGACGACCCGAACCGACGCGGCAACTCCCGGCGGTGGATCATGCGGGCGGTCGAGGACTCGCTCCGCCGTCTGCAGACCGATCACATCGACCTGTACCAGGCGCACCGCCCGGACGACTCCGTCGACCTCGAGGAGACCCTCTCCGCCCTGACCGACCTGGTCCGCAGCGGCAAGGTCCGTGCCATCGGCACGTCGGACTTCCCCGCGTCGATGCAGGTCGAAGCGCAGTGGACGTCGGAACGGCGTGGGTTCGAGCGCTTCCGCACCGAGCAGCCCACCTACTCGATCCTCAACCGCGGCATCGAACGCGAGGTCCTGCCGACGGCGCAGCGTCACGGCATGGGGACCCTCGTGTGGAGTCCCCTCGCCGGTGGCATGCTGACCGGCCGGTTCCGCAAGGGCCAGGAGAGCGACCTGGCCCGGGTCGACATGTTCCGGCACAACCGGGACGAGCGCCGGATCGACACCGTCGAACAGGTCGTGGCGCTGTCGGAGGACACCGGGATCCCGATGACCCACCTCGCCCTGGCGTTCGTCATCGCGCACCCCGGCGTGACCAGCGCGCTCATCGGTCCGCGGTCGATGGAACAGCTCGACGACCTGCTCGCCGGTGCCGACGTCGTGCTGTCCGACGAGGTCCTGGACCGGATCGACGCGATCGTCCCGCCCGGCACCGACGTGGGCCGCCTCGACCAGCAGTACTCCCCGCCGGCGCTGCTGCAGGCGCCGCTCCGTCGCCGTCCGGTCGCCGAGCGCCCCGCTTCCGCCTGA
- a CDS encoding methylated-DNA--[protein]-cysteine S-methyltransferase, which yields MTDAVIATLQTPDGSFTVLEDDQGRVLASGWTDSFDRVVARVPARHRPVTITEGTLSSADAVDAFYAGDVDHAMQVPVRQLGTELFEEGWRQLRRIPAGSTLTYTELAAAMGRPEAVRAAASVCARNAPALFVPCHRVLRSDGSLGGFAWGLDVKRSLLEHEAVGSGALV from the coding sequence ATGACCGACGCCGTGATCGCCACGCTCCAGACCCCCGACGGGTCGTTCACCGTCCTCGAAGACGACCAGGGCCGCGTCCTGGCCTCCGGGTGGACGGATTCGTTCGACCGGGTCGTCGCCCGGGTCCCCGCACGCCACCGTCCGGTCACCATCACCGAGGGCACGCTCTCCTCGGCCGACGCCGTCGACGCCTTCTACGCGGGCGACGTCGACCACGCGATGCAGGTCCCGGTGCGACAGCTCGGCACCGAGCTCTTCGAAGAGGGCTGGCGACAGCTGCGCCGCATCCCCGCTGGTTCGACCCTGACCTACACCGAACTCGCGGCCGCGATGGGCCGCCCGGAAGCGGTCCGGGCGGCCGCCAGCGTGTGTGCGCGCAACGCCCCGGCGCTGTTCGTGCCGTGCCACCGGGTGCTGCGGTCCGACGGGTCGCTCGGCGGGTTCGCGTGGGGGCTCGACGTCAAGCGGTCGCTGCTCGAACACGAGGCAGTCGGCTCCGGCGCGCTCGTCTGA
- a CDS encoding molybdenum cofactor biosysynthesis protein → MGALDDVPASTALRHETAVEIALLLVSRRHRYAGRPADGALPADEDERRDRIELRAGLGIVGDRYFASRAHVHASVTVIGLEDLDDVADELGVEVDPVATRRNVFLRGADVEALRGEPFSLDSGAGTVAFRGYRAANPCAWMDHEIAPGAFRAMRGRSGVRCDPESDGVLTLGPAVLRTARPVPTR, encoded by the coding sequence GTGGGTGCACTTGACGACGTCCCGGCGTCCACCGCCCTCAGGCACGAGACAGCGGTGGAGATCGCGCTGCTGCTCGTGTCGCGGCGGCACCGCTACGCGGGCCGGCCCGCCGACGGCGCACTGCCCGCGGACGAGGACGAGCGGCGCGACCGCATCGAGCTCCGGGCCGGCCTGGGGATCGTCGGCGACCGCTACTTCGCGTCGCGGGCCCACGTCCACGCGTCGGTGACGGTCATCGGCCTGGAGGACCTGGACGACGTCGCCGACGAGCTCGGCGTCGAAGTGGACCCGGTCGCGACCCGGCGCAACGTGTTCCTGCGCGGGGCCGACGTCGAGGCGCTGCGCGGCGAGCCGTTCTCGCTCGACAGCGGCGCGGGCACGGTGGCGTTCCGCGGGTACCGGGCGGCGAACCCCTGCGCCTGGATGGACCACGAGATCGCACCCGGGGCGTTCCGGGCGATGCGCGGACGGAGCGGGGTGCGGTGCGACCCGGAGTCCGACGGTGTGCTCACCCTCGGACCCGCGGTGCTCCGCACGGCCCGCCCCGTGCCGACGCGCTGA
- a CDS encoding type 1 glutamine amidotransferase domain-containing protein → MATLDGKTILVIATNYGVEQDEIVVPTDQLRERGATVTVAGQESGSIATLVGDKDPGKSVDVDTTYDGVDATEFDALVVPGGTINADTIRQDATAVALVKSFVEAGKPVAAICHGPWTLVEAGVLTGRTITSFPSLQTDIRNAGAEWVDREVQVDDTNGTVITSRNPDDLPAFVDAIESALR, encoded by the coding sequence ATGGCAACCCTCGACGGCAAGACGATCCTGGTCATCGCGACCAACTACGGCGTGGAGCAGGACGAGATCGTCGTCCCCACCGACCAGCTGCGCGAGCGCGGCGCGACCGTGACGGTCGCCGGGCAGGAGTCCGGCTCGATCGCGACCCTCGTCGGCGACAAGGACCCCGGCAAGAGCGTCGACGTCGACACCACCTACGACGGTGTCGATGCGACTGAGTTCGACGCCCTGGTCGTCCCCGGCGGCACGATCAACGCCGACACCATCCGCCAGGACGCGACGGCGGTCGCGTTGGTGAAGTCCTTCGTCGAGGCGGGCAAGCCCGTCGCCGCGATCTGCCACGGCCCGTGGACCCTCGTCGAGGCGGGTGTGCTGACCGGCCGAACGATCACGTCGTTCCCGTCGCTGCAGACCGACATCCGCAACGCCGGTGCCGAGTGGGTCGACCGCGAGGTCCAGGTCGACGACACGAACGGCACCGTCATCACCTCGCGGAACCCCGACGACCTGCCGGCGTTCGTCGACGCGATCGAGTCCGCACTCCGCTAG